One genomic region from Muriicola soli encodes:
- a CDS encoding succinate dehydrogenase cytochrome b subunit produces MSKLIKSSIARKIVMALSGIFLVLFLALHFTINFTSVISPETFNEFSHFMGYNPIVQFLMQPILIAGVVIHFVMGFVLEIQNNRARGVNYVQYKGSANAPWVSRNMIISGAVVLAFLGLHFYDFWIHEMAYKYVEVNPEDPTRYYAETVEKFAPFWRTALYILSFVLLSLHLWHGFASSFQTMGVNNKYTTSIKAFTKIYAVVIPLGFAFIALYHHLNPITH; encoded by the coding sequence ATGAGTAAACTCATCAAGTCTTCCATAGCCAGAAAAATTGTTATGGCACTTTCTGGTATTTTTTTGGTTTTATTCCTTGCCCTGCACTTTACAATCAACTTTACGTCTGTTATCTCCCCAGAGACTTTTAATGAATTTTCTCATTTTATGGGGTATAATCCGATAGTGCAGTTTCTCATGCAACCCATTCTTATTGCAGGAGTAGTCATTCACTTTGTGATGGGCTTTGTCCTCGAGATCCAGAATAACAGAGCGCGAGGTGTTAACTACGTACAGTACAAAGGAAGCGCTAATGCTCCCTGGGTGTCGCGTAATATGATTATCTCCGGGGCAGTTGTGCTTGCATTCCTCGGCTTACATTTTTACGATTTCTGGATTCATGAAATGGCTTACAAATACGTTGAGGTTAATCCTGAAGATCCGACGAGGTACTATGCGGAGACGGTTGAAAAATTTGCTCCTTTCTGGAGGACAGCCTTGTATATTCTCTCTTTTGTACTGCTTTCTCTTCATCTTTGGCACGGCTTTGCCTCTTCATTCCAGACCATGGGTGTCAACAACAAATACACGACTTCCATTAAAGCTTTTACCAAAATCTATGCAGTAGTGATTCCCCTTGGATTTGCTTTTATTGCTCTTTATCACCATTTAAATCCTATAACGCACTAA
- a CDS encoding aminopeptidase P N-terminal domain-containing protein: MKYEPIDASLFVANRNKFMSRMKPKSVAVFNSNDVYPISADSTMPFQQHRDIFYLSGVDQEESILLLFPDALKEENREILFVRETNDHIAVWEGEKLSKEQGTKVSGIKNVQWLSDFEKVFFEQMTEADTIYFNTNEHYRQAVETQTREDRFIISCKEKFPAHAVAKSNPILQEIRGIKEPQEIALMQMACEITEKGFRRILQFTSPGVWEYELEAEFLHEFIRNRSKGFAYTPIIASGNNANVLHYVVNNQQCKAGDLILLDVGAEYANYSSDMTRTIPVSGKFNKRQRAVYDAVLRVKNEATKMLVPGTMWAEYHEEVGKIMTSELLGLGLLDKADVKNENKDWPAYKKYFMHGTSHHIGLDTHDYGPLKSPMKANMVFTVEPGIYIPDEGFGIRLEDDVVIQEKGEPLNLMKNIPIEAEEIESLMRDSQ, encoded by the coding sequence ATGAAATACGAGCCAATAGATGCTTCACTTTTTGTAGCGAATCGAAATAAATTTATGTCGAGAATGAAACCCAAAAGTGTTGCGGTTTTCAATTCTAATGACGTTTACCCAATTAGCGCAGATAGTACAATGCCCTTTCAACAGCATAGGGACATCTTTTACCTCAGTGGAGTAGATCAGGAAGAATCCATTTTATTGCTTTTCCCGGATGCGTTAAAGGAGGAAAACAGGGAAATTCTGTTTGTTCGGGAAACTAATGACCATATCGCAGTCTGGGAAGGAGAAAAACTCTCCAAAGAGCAGGGGACGAAAGTATCAGGAATAAAAAATGTACAATGGCTGAGTGATTTCGAAAAAGTATTTTTCGAACAGATGACAGAAGCTGATACCATCTATTTTAATACCAATGAACACTACAGGCAGGCTGTTGAAACTCAGACACGAGAAGATCGATTTATCATCAGTTGTAAGGAGAAATTTCCGGCTCACGCTGTAGCAAAGAGCAATCCCATATTACAGGAAATCAGAGGGATAAAAGAGCCTCAGGAGATAGCCCTTATGCAAATGGCCTGTGAAATTACCGAAAAGGGATTCAGAAGGATACTTCAATTCACTAGCCCCGGGGTTTGGGAATACGAACTGGAGGCCGAATTCCTGCACGAGTTTATCAGAAATCGCTCCAAAGGGTTTGCCTATACCCCAATAATTGCCTCGGGAAATAATGCCAACGTGCTGCATTACGTAGTTAACAACCAGCAATGCAAGGCGGGGGATCTGATCTTACTCGATGTAGGGGCAGAGTACGCCAATTATTCGAGTGATATGACCCGCACCATTCCGGTAAGTGGAAAATTCAACAAAAGGCAGCGCGCTGTATACGATGCTGTTCTGAGGGTAAAGAACGAGGCTACAAAAATGCTGGTGCCCGGAACCATGTGGGCAGAATACCACGAAGAAGTAGGAAAGATCATGACTTCAGAATTACTTGGACTCGGACTTTTAGACAAGGCCGATGTGAAAAACGAAAACAAGGACTGGCCTGCGTACAAAAAGTACTTTATGCACGGCACAAGTCATCATATTGGACTTGATACCCATGACTACGGACCTTTAAAATCTCCGATGAAGGCAAATATGGTCTTTACGGTAGAACCCGGAATCTATATCCCCGACGAAGGTTTTGGAATAAGGCTGGAAGACGATGTGGTCATTCAGGAAAAAGGAGAACCGTTGAATTTGATGAAGAACATTCCTATTGAAGCAGAGGAGATTGAAAGCCTGATGCGGGATTCTCAATAG
- the sufC gene encoding Fe-S cluster assembly ATPase SufC, producing MLKIKNLHAKVDGKEILKGVNLEVLPGEIHAIMGPNGSGKSTLASVIAGNEDFEITKGEVIFEGEDLEDASPEERAHKGIFLSFQYPVEIPGVSVTNFMKTAINESRKGRGMKDMPANQMLKLIREKSELLDIDRKFLSRSLNEGFSGGEKKRNEIFQMAMLEPKLAILDETDSGLDIDALRIVANGVNKLKSKENAVIVITHYQRLLEYIVPDKVHVIHDGKIVKSGSKELALQLEEKGYDWLKQETVV from the coding sequence ATGTTGAAAATTAAGAATCTGCATGCCAAAGTAGACGGGAAGGAGATCCTAAAAGGCGTGAACCTTGAGGTTTTGCCTGGAGAGATACACGCTATCATGGGGCCAAACGGTTCCGGGAAAAGTACACTGGCTTCCGTAATTGCGGGGAACGAGGATTTTGAGATCACCAAAGGGGAGGTCATTTTTGAAGGAGAAGATCTCGAAGATGCTTCTCCCGAGGAACGAGCCCATAAAGGAATCTTCCTTTCCTTTCAATACCCAGTGGAGATTCCGGGTGTCTCTGTAACCAATTTTATGAAGACAGCCATCAACGAATCCCGAAAAGGGCGTGGCATGAAAGATATGCCTGCTAATCAGATGCTGAAGTTGATCAGGGAAAAATCTGAATTACTCGACATTGACCGAAAATTCCTTTCAAGATCTCTCAATGAAGGATTCTCCGGGGGAGAAAAGAAGCGAAATGAAATCTTTCAAATGGCCATGCTGGAGCCCAAATTGGCAATTCTTGATGAAACCGATTCCGGATTGGATATCGATGCCTTGCGAATTGTGGCCAATGGGGTAAATAAATTAAAGAGCAAAGAAAATGCCGTAATCGTAATTACGCATTATCAACGACTACTGGAATACATTGTACCAGATAAGGTGCATGTTATTCACGATGGAAAGATTGTAAAATCAGGAAGTAAGGAACTGGCCCTGCAGCTTGAGGAGAAAGGATACGATTGGCTAAAGCAGGAAACGGTAGTATAA
- a CDS encoding HesB/IscA family protein produces the protein MIKVSETAKKKVSNLMSEEGFDVSKDYVRVGVKSGGCSGLSYELKFDSQISESDKVFEDNDVRILVDKKSFLYLVGTVLEYSGGLNGKGFVFNNPNAQRTCGCGESFSL, from the coding sequence ATGATTAAAGTATCGGAAACGGCAAAAAAGAAAGTATCAAACCTGATGTCTGAGGAAGGTTTTGACGTATCCAAAGATTACGTTCGGGTAGGAGTGAAAAGCGGCGGATGCAGTGGATTGTCTTACGAACTAAAATTTGATTCGCAAATCAGTGAAAGCGACAAGGTTTTTGAAGATAACGATGTGCGAATTTTGGTAGATAAAAAAAGCTTTCTCTATTTGGTAGGTACGGTCCTGGAATATTCAGGCGGACTGAACGGAAAAGGATTTGTTTTCAACAACCCCAACGCACAGCGCACCTGTGGTTGCGGAGAGAGTTTTTCTTTATAG
- a CDS encoding glycosyl hydrolase codes for MKFTLSFFLSLISISLSAQPEVTKASKIMDGLAEKEKMASTSLVKNIPFENIGPTVMSGRVVDLDVNPDDPSEFYVAYASGGLWHTSNNGTSFTPIMDQSTTQNLGDIAVDWKTGVIWAGTGENNSSRSSYAGIGLLKSSDKGKSWEHMGLPDSHHIGRIHINPANPDEVVVGITGHLYSPNEERGVFKTTNGGKSWKKTLFINSETGIIDLAVSPNNFNIQYAAAWDKDRKAWNFTGNGAGSGIYKSSDGGDRWTLISKPNSGFPTGDGVGRIGLAVFNDDIVYAVHDNQYRRPESDRDDTSEEGLTKDDFKTMSVEAFLKLNNSLLDDFLKDNDFQEKYKAENVKAMVKDGAVQPKDLAAYLEDANSLLFDTPVIGAEVYRSDDGGISWTKQNEDYIDDLFYSYGYYFAQIRVDRNNPDKIYLAGVPLIASSDRGNTYKAVDGDNVHADHHALWINPVRPGHLINGNDGGVNISYDDGAHWIKNNSPEVGQFYAINIDHEKPYNVYGGLQDNGVWKGPHNAKESSRWHQTGHYPWTSIMGGDGMQIQIDNRNSSVVYTGFQFGNYYRLDLDNKKRTKIQPKHELGEKPYRFNWQTPILLSPHNQDILYLGGNKLHRSLNQGDDWEAISDDLTQGGKKGNVAYGTLTTISESPFKFGLLYTGSDDGLIHMSSNGGGSWNVISNSLPQDLWVSRVAASKHRKERVYASLNAYRWDNFEPFIYKSDDYGKTWQSITSNLPASPVNVILEDTVNDQLLFAGTDNGLYVSLDQGQHWELFQNGIPNVAVHDLVIQPEAKHLVVGTHGRSIYKADIAILQQMDPNRLSQDLVVFDIPEIKHSLGWGNSRSSWSEPNTPGIDIAFYTKKKGAFSAKILTQDKIEVSTFDLEADKGFNILSYDVAFSKQGKSDYLKKYKVELKTADDGKTYLPKGTYELVIEGNGKEEKRSIILE; via the coding sequence ATGAAATTTACTCTTTCCTTTTTTCTCAGTCTGATATCTATTTCTTTGTCCGCTCAACCGGAAGTTACCAAAGCTTCCAAAATTATGGACGGCCTTGCAGAGAAGGAGAAAATGGCTTCTACTTCCCTGGTAAAAAATATTCCATTTGAGAATATTGGCCCGACAGTAATGAGTGGAAGGGTGGTAGATCTGGATGTAAATCCTGACGATCCTTCTGAATTCTATGTGGCTTATGCTTCTGGAGGCTTATGGCACACTTCCAATAATGGCACCTCCTTTACTCCGATTATGGATCAAAGCACTACCCAAAATCTTGGTGATATTGCCGTTGATTGGAAAACCGGAGTGATTTGGGCGGGCACAGGAGAAAACAACAGTTCGCGTTCTTCCTATGCAGGAATAGGCTTGTTGAAATCATCAGATAAGGGTAAGAGCTGGGAACATATGGGATTGCCCGATTCACATCACATCGGAAGAATACACATCAATCCGGCTAACCCTGATGAAGTGGTCGTAGGGATTACCGGGCACCTGTATTCCCCAAATGAGGAACGAGGTGTTTTCAAGACTACAAATGGCGGTAAATCCTGGAAAAAAACACTATTTATCAACTCAGAAACAGGAATTATTGACCTTGCTGTCTCCCCAAACAATTTTAATATTCAATACGCAGCAGCCTGGGACAAAGATCGCAAAGCCTGGAATTTTACCGGTAATGGTGCAGGTTCGGGGATCTACAAAAGTTCGGATGGAGGGGATCGCTGGACCTTGATCTCCAAACCGAATAGTGGTTTCCCCACTGGCGATGGCGTTGGGCGCATTGGCCTGGCTGTCTTTAATGACGACATCGTATACGCAGTACACGACAATCAGTACAGGCGTCCTGAATCTGACAGAGATGACACAAGCGAAGAAGGCTTAACAAAAGATGATTTTAAAACCATGTCAGTTGAGGCCTTCCTAAAACTGAACAATTCTCTACTTGATGATTTTCTCAAGGATAATGACTTCCAGGAAAAATACAAGGCTGAGAACGTCAAAGCCATGGTTAAAGACGGAGCTGTACAACCAAAAGACCTTGCCGCCTATCTAGAAGATGCTAATTCATTACTCTTCGACACCCCTGTTATTGGGGCCGAAGTTTATCGAAGTGATGACGGGGGTATCAGCTGGACAAAACAAAACGAAGACTATATTGACGATCTTTTTTACAGTTATGGTTATTACTTTGCCCAGATCAGAGTAGACCGGAATAATCCGGATAAAATTTATCTGGCCGGGGTACCTTTAATTGCCTCTTCAGACAGGGGAAATACCTATAAAGCGGTAGATGGGGATAATGTGCATGCAGACCATCACGCCCTTTGGATCAATCCCGTAAGGCCTGGTCATCTGATCAATGGAAATGATGGCGGGGTGAATATTTCTTACGATGACGGAGCTCACTGGATCAAAAATAACAGTCCGGAAGTAGGTCAATTTTACGCGATTAACATCGATCATGAAAAGCCTTACAATGTTTATGGTGGCCTCCAGGACAACGGGGTTTGGAAAGGACCTCACAATGCCAAGGAAAGCAGCAGATGGCATCAGACGGGCCACTATCCCTGGACTTCCATAATGGGAGGAGACGGAATGCAGATACAAATAGACAATCGGAATTCCAGTGTGGTTTACACAGGATTTCAATTTGGAAATTATTACCGCCTCGACCTTGACAATAAAAAAAGAACCAAAATACAGCCTAAACACGAACTGGGAGAAAAACCCTATCGGTTTAATTGGCAAACGCCCATACTTCTTTCTCCACACAACCAGGACATCCTCTATCTCGGAGGCAACAAACTGCATCGTTCTCTGAATCAGGGTGACGATTGGGAGGCAATCTCTGATGATTTAACCCAGGGTGGGAAGAAAGGGAATGTAGCCTATGGCACCTTGACGACCATCTCAGAATCACCTTTCAAATTTGGCTTGCTGTACACAGGAAGTGATGATGGCTTGATTCATATGAGCTCAAATGGTGGTGGCAGCTGGAACGTAATTTCCAACTCCCTGCCGCAGGATCTTTGGGTAAGCAGGGTGGCTGCTTCTAAACACAGGAAGGAAAGAGTTTACGCCAGTTTAAATGCTTATCGTTGGGATAATTTTGAACCCTTTATTTACAAGAGTGATGATTACGGTAAAACATGGCAGAGCATCACTTCTAATCTGCCGGCTTCTCCGGTTAACGTGATCCTGGAAGATACAGTCAACGATCAGCTACTGTTTGCGGGAACGGATAACGGCCTTTATGTATCCTTAGATCAGGGGCAGCATTGGGAACTATTTCAGAATGGAATTCCCAATGTAGCAGTACATGACCTCGTGATTCAGCCGGAAGCAAAACACCTGGTCGTCGGCACCCATGGCAGGAGTATCTATAAGGCAGATATTGCCATTCTGCAGCAGATGGATCCGAATAGGTTGTCTCAAGATTTAGTGGTCTTTGATATCCCCGAAATAAAACATTCATTGGGTTGGGGGAATAGCAGGAGCTCCTGGTCGGAACCTAACACACCGGGTATTGATATTGCTTTTTACACGAAAAAGAAGGGTGCGTTTTCAGCTAAGATTTTAACTCAGGACAAGATCGAGGTAAGCACATTTGATCTGGAAGCAGACAAGGGCTTCAACATACTTTCCTATGATGTTGCTTTTTCCAAGCAGGGCAAATCGGACTATCTCAAGAAGTACAAAGTGGAGTTAAAGACTGCTGATGACGGAAAAACATATTTACCCAAAGGCACTTATGAGTTGGTTATCGAAGGAAATGGCAAGGAAGAAAAGCGATCCATTATTTTGGAGTAA
- the thiL gene encoding thiamine-phosphate kinase, translated as MLEGKDKDKTPLDKLGEFGLINHLTEVFTVKQSTTKFGIGDDAAVLNFEDKNVLVSTDQLIEGIHFDLSYMPLKHLGYKAAVVNLSDIYAMNGTASQLTVSLAVSNRFPLEALEELYSGIQLACDLYQVDLVGGDTTSSDKGLYISVTAIGHVDEGEAVYRNGARPNDLLVVTGDLGGAYMGLQVLQREKEVFKVNPNSQPDLEPYSYIVERQLKPEARRDIVALLNDLEVKPTAMIDISDGLSSEILHLCTNSKVGCMLYEDKIPLDPTVISACEEFNLDSTTVALSGGEDYELLFTIDQKDFPKIKGNPNLTVVGHMTEADRGAHLISRNEQSIPLKAQGWNSFG; from the coding sequence ATGTTAGAAGGAAAAGACAAAGATAAAACACCCTTAGATAAACTCGGGGAATTTGGATTGATCAATCACCTGACCGAGGTATTTACCGTAAAGCAATCTACCACCAAATTCGGTATTGGGGATGACGCCGCGGTTTTGAATTTTGAAGACAAAAATGTTCTTGTCAGTACCGATCAGCTCATAGAAGGCATTCATTTTGACCTGAGCTATATGCCTTTAAAACACCTGGGATATAAGGCTGCAGTAGTGAATCTAAGTGATATCTATGCCATGAATGGAACGGCTTCACAGCTTACGGTATCCCTTGCTGTATCTAACAGGTTTCCCCTGGAAGCCTTGGAGGAACTCTATTCCGGGATCCAATTGGCCTGTGATTTATATCAAGTCGACCTTGTTGGGGGCGATACCACTTCTTCAGACAAGGGCCTTTACATTTCTGTAACGGCCATAGGCCATGTTGATGAGGGTGAGGCAGTCTATAGAAATGGAGCCAGGCCTAATGATTTACTAGTGGTAACCGGTGATCTGGGCGGGGCTTATATGGGGCTTCAGGTGCTACAGCGCGAGAAGGAAGTTTTCAAGGTAAATCCCAATAGCCAGCCGGACCTGGAGCCGTACAGCTATATTGTAGAAAGACAGCTAAAACCTGAGGCCAGAAGAGATATTGTTGCATTATTAAACGACCTGGAAGTAAAACCTACAGCCATGATCGATATCAGTGACGGCCTATCATCTGAAATATTGCATCTCTGTACCAACAGTAAGGTAGGCTGTATGCTGTATGAAGATAAGATCCCTTTAGATCCTACGGTTATTTCTGCCTGTGAAGAGTTTAATTTGGATAGCACTACGGTAGCGCTCAGTGGAGGGGAAGATTACGAATTGCTGTTCACTATTGATCAAAAAGACTTCCCTAAAATAAAGGGCAACCCCAATCTTACTGTCGTGGGGCATATGACAGAAGCAGATCGGGGTGCACACTTAATTTCCAGGAATGAACAAAGCATCCCATTAAAAGCCCAAGGTTGGAATTCCTTTGGCTAA
- the sufB gene encoding Fe-S cluster assembly protein SufB, which produces MAYTEEELKKELETKEYEYGFYTDIESDTFPKGLNEEVVIALSKKKEEPDWMTEWRLEAYRGWKEMVEPEWANIRYKKPDFQDISYYSAPNSKPKYDSLDEVDPELLDTFKRLGISLDEQKKLAGVAVDIVMDSVSVATTFKKTLAEKGIIFCSISEAIKEHPELVKKYIGTVIPRKDNFYAALNSAVFTDGSFCYIPKGVRCPMELSTYFRINQAGTGQFERTLVIADEGSYVSYLEGCTAPSRDENQLHAAVVELIALDDAEIKYSTVQNWFPGDKEGKGGVYNFVTKRGICERNAKISWTQVETGSAITWKYPSCILKGDNSIGEFYSIAVTNNYQQADTGTKMIHLGKNTKSTIISKGISAGKSQNSYRGLVQVNSRAENARNFSQCDSLLMGNECGAHTFPYIEAKNKTAQIEHEATTSKIGEDQIFYCNQRGIDTEKAIALIVNGFSKEVLNKLPMEFAVEAQKLLEISLEGSVG; this is translated from the coding sequence ATGGCATATACAGAAGAAGAATTAAAGAAAGAGCTGGAAACCAAGGAATACGAATACGGTTTCTATACTGACATTGAATCTGACACCTTCCCCAAAGGATTGAATGAGGAGGTGGTCATTGCGCTTTCTAAAAAGAAGGAAGAACCAGACTGGATGACCGAATGGCGTTTGGAAGCCTACAGAGGTTGGAAGGAAATGGTAGAACCGGAGTGGGCAAACATCAGATATAAAAAACCCGATTTTCAGGATATCAGTTACTATTCAGCTCCGAATAGTAAGCCAAAATACGATAGCCTCGATGAGGTAGATCCGGAATTACTCGACACTTTTAAAAGACTGGGGATTTCCCTGGATGAACAGAAGAAACTTGCCGGAGTTGCAGTAGACATTGTAATGGATTCGGTTTCCGTTGCTACAACTTTTAAAAAGACCCTAGCTGAAAAAGGAATCATTTTCTGCTCTATTTCTGAAGCGATAAAGGAGCACCCTGAGCTCGTGAAAAAGTACATCGGCACAGTGATACCTCGTAAAGACAACTTCTACGCCGCTCTTAATTCAGCAGTTTTTACTGATGGATCATTTTGTTACATACCCAAAGGGGTGAGATGTCCTATGGAATTGTCTACTTACTTCAGGATTAACCAGGCAGGTACAGGGCAATTTGAGAGAACACTGGTAATTGCTGACGAAGGAAGTTATGTGAGTTACCTGGAAGGCTGTACAGCCCCATCTCGAGATGAGAATCAATTGCACGCTGCGGTTGTTGAACTTATCGCCCTTGACGATGCCGAGATCAAATATTCTACAGTACAAAACTGGTTCCCGGGAGATAAAGAAGGGAAGGGTGGAGTTTACAATTTTGTGACCAAAAGGGGAATTTGTGAGCGAAATGCAAAAATTTCCTGGACACAAGTAGAAACGGGTTCAGCCATTACATGGAAATACCCTTCCTGTATTTTAAAAGGGGATAATTCCATCGGTGAATTCTACTCTATAGCTGTCACCAATAACTATCAGCAAGCTGATACAGGGACAAAAATGATACACCTTGGGAAGAATACCAAGAGTACAATTATTTCCAAAGGAATCTCCGCAGGAAAATCACAAAACAGTTACCGCGGGCTTGTACAGGTAAACAGCAGGGCAGAAAATGCCCGAAATTTTTCTCAGTGCGATAGTCTGTTGATGGGGAATGAGTGTGGAGCCCATACTTTTCCCTACATCGAAGCAAAGAATAAAACAGCCCAGATAGAACACGAGGCAACCACCAGCAAAATTGGAGAAGACCAGATCTTCTACTGCAACCAGCGGGGGATTGATACTGAAAAAGCCATTGCCCTGATTGTCAATGGTTTTAGTAAGGAGGTACTAAATAAACTGCCTATGGAATTTGCAGTTGAAGCACAGAAACTCCTTGAAATAAGCCTTGAAGGTTCTGTAGGATAA
- the brnQ gene encoding branched-chain amino acid transport system II carrier protein, with product MRQLRELLVTAFALFSLFFGAGNLILPPQLGFKAGSDWWIVAMGFALSAVFIPILGIRAHAKLQGTMFDFALKVSPKFSLIYCFVVYAISISLPSPRTASVAHEMAVSTFFEISPITTSFIYFALVLIFALNRNKILDIIGKLMTPAILLILLAIIGIVIFAEPFDFGASTIKNPVSYAILEGYQTFDAIGAVVVGGVIIVSINLKGRGSYEDKKKLIANAGWVAGITLFLVYTGLIISAGLMHSSFDSEISRTDLLQQISFYALGNTGKGIFAVLVALACFTTAVGVVTGTGDFVKSRFANSQKAYVITVIIGSILGVLMGQMEVGYIIDVALPALMFIYPITIVLIVLNVLPEKWTSKLVFRSVVGITILFSIPDFLGSLALGYDLSSFNNFIPFSSAQLGWLVPSCITLLAANLYRILRSKKTK from the coding sequence ATGCGCCAACTCAGAGAGCTTCTGGTTACCGCTTTTGCTCTATTCTCATTATTCTTTGGAGCCGGAAATTTAATCCTGCCTCCTCAACTTGGATTTAAAGCGGGATCTGATTGGTGGATCGTAGCGATGGGATTTGCACTTTCCGCTGTTTTTATACCTATCCTTGGGATTCGCGCTCATGCAAAGCTGCAGGGAACCATGTTCGATTTTGCCCTTAAAGTTTCCCCTAAGTTCAGTTTGATCTATTGCTTTGTTGTCTACGCTATCTCCATCAGCCTGCCTTCGCCCAGAACAGCTTCTGTGGCACATGAAATGGCCGTCTCAACCTTTTTTGAAATCTCACCGATTACAACGAGTTTTATATACTTCGCCCTGGTATTGATATTTGCATTGAACCGGAATAAGATTCTGGATATCATTGGTAAATTAATGACTCCGGCGATCTTGTTAATCCTCCTGGCAATTATCGGAATTGTCATTTTCGCTGAACCTTTTGATTTTGGAGCTTCCACAATTAAAAACCCGGTGAGTTATGCCATTCTGGAGGGTTACCAGACCTTCGACGCTATAGGGGCAGTTGTGGTTGGTGGAGTAATTATTGTATCCATCAACCTAAAAGGCAGAGGTTCCTACGAAGACAAAAAGAAACTCATAGCCAATGCCGGATGGGTTGCGGGCATTACCTTGTTTTTGGTGTATACGGGTCTGATTATATCTGCTGGTCTAATGCATTCTTCCTTTGATTCTGAGATTAGCAGAACAGACTTGCTACAGCAAATCAGTTTTTATGCTCTGGGCAATACCGGAAAAGGGATTTTTGCAGTTCTTGTAGCTCTTGCCTGTTTTACAACAGCCGTGGGGGTGGTAACGGGTACAGGCGATTTCGTAAAGTCGAGATTTGCCAATTCTCAGAAAGCATACGTAATCACTGTAATTATCGGTTCCATACTTGGGGTTCTTATGGGTCAGATGGAAGTGGGCTATATCATTGACGTTGCCCTCCCTGCCCTTATGTTTATTTATCCTATCACCATAGTGCTGATTGTGCTCAACGTACTTCCAGAAAAATGGACATCTAAGTTGGTGTTCAGAAGTGTTGTGGGAATTACTATCCTGTTTAGTATCCCGGATTTCCTCGGAAGTCTTGCACTTGGATACGATCTTAGTTCATTCAATAATTTCATCCCCTTCAGCTCTGCTCAACTTGGGTGGCTTGTCCCATCCTGTATCACATTGCTGGCTGCTAATTTGTACAGAATCTTGAGATCCAAAAAGACCAAATAG